The following proteins are co-located in the Chloroflexota bacterium genome:
- a CDS encoding type II toxin-antitoxin system RelE/ParE family toxin — protein MTRKPVILRERARSDVDEAVEHYLAEAQSTVALAFIDMLEEAFRRMGEHPAAGSPRYALELNIPGLRSWVVGEFPFLVFYVEREADIDVWRVLHAARDIPAWLREPLEG, from the coding sequence GTGACCCGAAAGCCTGTCATCCTGCGTGAGCGGGCGCGGAGCGATGTGGACGAGGCTGTCGAGCATTACCTAGCGGAGGCGCAGTCGACAGTCGCGCTGGCCTTCATCGACATGCTGGAGGAAGCCTTTCGCCGCATGGGAGAACACCCGGCAGCCGGTTCGCCGCGCTACGCGCTTGAGCTGAATATCCCCGGATTGCGCTCGTGGGTCGTGGGGGAATTCCCCTTTCTGGTGTTCTACGTTGAGCGAGAGGCGGACATCGATGTTTGGAGGGTCCTGCACGCGGCGCGGGACATTCCGGCATGGCTGAGGGAGCCGCTCGAGGGCTGA
- a CDS encoding AIR synthase-related protein produces MNLPAGKLPPELLRQFLRGVPAPPPDVVLGAAIGEDAAVLDLGGDELLVVASDPITFGSAQLAHDLLAVNENDLVTAGARPRWLVTTLLLPEGIDADDARRLLDDLAQAARAHDVALVGGHTEITVGLDRPMAIGCLLGTVPRDGVVRTSGARVGDAVILTGGIAIEGTAILAEEHAPALRARGVPREVIAAAADLRGSPGIAVRAAAEVLLQERAVVHAMHDPTEGGVVMALHELAEAADVGLAIDGDALPIYPECRAICDALGLDPLGLIASGALLASVDPAAAERALARLRNAGIDAARIGSVVNRSVGTIFTADHASTPLPTFARDELARYLESA; encoded by the coding sequence GTGAATCTGCCCGCAGGGAAGCTGCCGCCCGAACTGCTCCGGCAATTCCTGCGCGGCGTGCCCGCCCCGCCGCCCGACGTGGTCCTCGGCGCGGCCATTGGGGAGGACGCGGCCGTGCTCGACCTCGGCGGCGACGAGCTCCTGGTCGTCGCGTCCGACCCGATCACCTTCGGCAGCGCCCAACTCGCCCATGATCTGCTCGCGGTCAATGAGAACGACCTCGTCACCGCCGGCGCGCGCCCCCGCTGGCTGGTGACCACGCTGCTGCTGCCGGAAGGCATCGACGCGGACGACGCCCGTCGGCTCTTGGACGACCTGGCGCAGGCGGCGCGGGCGCACGACGTGGCGCTGGTTGGCGGGCACACGGAAATCACGGTGGGCTTGGACCGGCCCATGGCGATTGGCTGCCTGCTGGGAACCGTGCCACGCGACGGCGTGGTGCGAACGTCGGGCGCGCGCGTCGGCGACGCGGTCATCCTCACCGGCGGGATCGCCATCGAAGGCACGGCCATCCTGGCCGAGGAGCACGCGCCGGCGCTCCGGGCGCGCGGGGTCCCGCGGGAAGTCATTGCCGCCGCGGCCGACTTGCGAGGCTCCCCCGGCATTGCGGTGCGCGCGGCGGCCGAAGTTCTGCTCCAAGAGCGTGCGGTCGTGCACGCCATGCACGACCCGACGGAAGGCGGCGTGGTCATGGCGCTGCACGAGCTGGCCGAGGCCGCCGACGTGGGCCTGGCGATCGACGGCGACGCCCTTCCCATCTATCCGGAGTGCCGGGCCATCTGCGACGCCCTGGGCCTCGATCCGCTTGGACTCATTGCGTCGGGCGCCCTCTTGGCGTCGGTCGATCCTGCCGCCGCCGAACGCGCGCTCGCCAGGCTCCGGAACGCTGGCATCGACGCGGCACGGATCGGGTCGGTCGTGAACCGAAGTGTCGGAACGATATTCACGGCAGACCACGCCTCGACTCCCCTGCCCACGTTCGCCCGCGACGAGCTGGCGCGGTATCTGGAATCGGCCTAA
- a CDS encoding methyltransferase domain-containing protein: MSVRIRQGEPMRDAQRTGAGGAMAEEPAAPAHDTRESARLREALVQKLSHEATLRDPRIIAALRAVPRHVFVPEASLEHSYQDTVVPVKYADDELLSTLSQPSAIVVMLEQLQVGAGMRVLEIGTGTGYNAALLAELVGPNGQVTTVDIDEDLTRRARQALRSVGYGAVTVHTGDGFDGVAEQGPYDRIELSASTPVISPSWTEQLADGGLLVGPINVKGLRFLTPAFRKHGTRLVAESMRACSFLSLRGSAAAASSVFRLPVRPKLRFVWESPDEFPAGVLTRVFRQKRQVRDEVPIAWGAAAYVLLTNGDAFVTEAGDGRVRGISLLDRESESLASIMTSSDGWGTAGVVVYGGDGAHSRLAASIDEWAKRGRPAVEALQLTAVPSPGPERLGPGEYLVRKPYYDLIASYDTPR, translated from the coding sequence GTGAGCGTTAGGATTCGACAGGGGGAGCCCATGCGCGATGCCCAACGGACCGGCGCGGGGGGCGCCATGGCGGAGGAGCCCGCGGCGCCGGCGCACGACACCCGCGAGAGCGCGCGCCTTCGCGAGGCGCTGGTGCAGAAGCTGTCGCATGAGGCCACGTTACGCGATCCCCGCATCATCGCCGCGCTCCGAGCCGTGCCGCGGCACGTGTTCGTGCCTGAAGCCAGCCTGGAACATTCCTACCAGGACACGGTGGTGCCGGTGAAGTATGCGGACGACGAGCTGCTGAGCACCCTCTCCCAGCCGTCCGCGATCGTGGTGATGCTGGAGCAGTTGCAGGTCGGCGCGGGCATGCGCGTGCTGGAGATCGGCACCGGCACGGGCTACAACGCCGCGCTGCTGGCGGAGCTGGTCGGACCGAATGGCCAGGTGACGACCGTGGACATCGACGAGGATCTAACCCGTCGGGCCCGTCAGGCGCTGCGGAGCGTCGGTTACGGGGCCGTGACCGTCCACACCGGCGACGGATTCGACGGCGTCGCGGAACAGGGTCCGTACGACCGGATCGAGCTGAGCGCGTCGACGCCGGTGATCTCGCCCTCCTGGACCGAGCAGCTGGCCGACGGCGGGTTGCTGGTGGGTCCCATCAACGTGAAGGGGCTGCGATTCCTTACGCCGGCGTTCCGCAAGCACGGGACGCGTCTGGTTGCCGAGTCGATGCGCGCCTGCAGCTTCCTGTCGCTGCGCGGGTCCGCCGCGGCCGCGAGCTCGGTTTTTCGATTGCCGGTGCGGCCCAAGCTCCGGTTCGTGTGGGAATCGCCGGACGAGTTTCCCGCCGGCGTGCTGACGCGGGTGTTTCGCCAGAAGCGCCAGGTGCGGGACGAGGTGCCCATTGCCTGGGGGGCGGCGGCCTACGTGCTGCTGACGAACGGCGATGCGTTCGTCACTGAAGCCGGCGACGGCCGCGTGCGCGGGATTTCGCTGCTGGACCGCGAATCCGAGTCGTTGGCGAGCATCATGACGTCGAGCGACGGATGGGGCACGGCGGGCGTGGTGGTGTACGGCGGCGACGGCGCCCACTCGCGCCTGGCCGCGTCGATCGATGAATGGGCCAAACGCGGACGGCCAGCCGTGGAGGCCCTGCAGCTGACCGCGGTGCCCTCTCCGGGGCCCGAGCGACTGGGACCCGGCGAATACCTGGTTCGCAAGCCCTACTACGACCTGATTGCTAGCTACGACACGCCGCGCTAG
- a CDS encoding NAD-dependent epimerase/dehydratase family protein produces the protein MRRHRPHRARAWLARRDAAGHGHRAHGRLAAGGRRLSALVTGGAGFIGRHVVAELLQRGEPVRVLDNLSRSRSAGLEAFEGDPAYSGLIQADVTDADAVSGAMADVDTVYHLAADVAVGASVRDPTGAMRANVLGTLVVTEAARRRDLRLVLVSTCHVYAAANEPLAEDAAAIPASPYAASKLAAEIIAQSYARTYGLRLTTVRPFNVYGPWQRDDAEGGVVARFLSRDLAGAPLEVHGDGAQTRDFVYVEDCARGIVDAATESAVDLTLNLASGAETSITQLARLIAGDPSRVRHVPHPHPEAEVARYIGDAALARQAVGWTPRVDLAEGLARTRAWFAGRARGVGT, from the coding sequence GTGCGCCGACACCGGCCGCATCGAGCGCGAGCTTGGCTGGCGCGCCGAGACGCCGCTGGCCACGGGCATCGCGCGCATGGCCGACTGGCTGCGGGAGGTCGACGCCTGAGCGCGCTCGTCACCGGCGGCGCCGGCTTCATCGGGCGGCACGTGGTGGCTGAGTTACTGCAGCGCGGGGAGCCGGTGCGCGTGCTCGACAACCTGTCGCGCAGCCGCTCCGCGGGCCTCGAGGCTTTCGAAGGCGATCCGGCCTATTCCGGGCTGATTCAGGCGGACGTCACCGACGCCGACGCCGTGAGTGGCGCGATGGCGGACGTGGACACGGTCTACCACCTGGCCGCGGACGTCGCAGTAGGTGCGAGCGTGCGCGACCCGACCGGCGCTATGCGCGCCAACGTGCTGGGCACGCTGGTTGTGACCGAGGCCGCTCGCCGCCGGGACCTGCGCCTCGTGCTGGTGAGCACCTGTCACGTCTACGCCGCCGCCAACGAGCCGCTTGCGGAAGACGCCGCGGCGATCCCGGCGTCGCCCTACGCCGCCTCCAAGCTCGCCGCCGAGATCATCGCGCAGAGCTACGCGCGGACCTATGGTTTGCGTCTAACCACGGTGCGCCCGTTCAACGTCTACGGCCCCTGGCAGCGCGACGACGCGGAAGGCGGCGTGGTGGCGCGCTTCCTGAGCCGCGACCTGGCCGGCGCGCCGCTCGAGGTCCACGGCGATGGCGCACAGACCCGCGACTTCGTGTATGTCGAGGACTGCGCGCGCGGCATCGTCGACGCGGCGACGGAATCCGCGGTGGACCTCACGCTGAATCTCGCTTCCGGCGCCGAAACGTCGATCACCCAGCTTGCCCGCCTCATTGCGGGCGATCCCTCGCGCGTCCGCCACGTGCCGCACCCGCATCCCGAGGCCGAGGTGGCGCGATACATCGGCGACGCGGCGCTGGCGCGCCAGGCGGTTGGTTGGACGCCGCGCGTGGATCTGGCGGAAGGACTGGCCCGGACGCGCGCATGGTTCGCCGGCCGTGCCCGCGGTGTGGGGACCTAG
- a CDS encoding DUF5667 domain-containing protein: MSQELQAAFEESLDRVQRGEASLDQVLRDHPEMAADLRELLVVALDLQAMTPPPMTPAEMARGLALIDQELQRRAAAPPRPITSLWDRLIPRLPPLTPVRLAGVVAAVAVALVAYGGVTLAAVNSGPGSALYGYRLSLEELRVAFVDEDERATLYLEHAEARLREIEQTAPAGDRTAVQHAIDAYRDSLRKGVSALSIASAAAGPADREDAAAVVADFRSRLRDHQSRLQGLTEASAPGVREPIAVASQSADEGLLDARRGPNLALLPTATPGVVAESAELPTPSPAPAATAAPAPPPPTAAPTLSPAPTAPPTATPAAETPTPSPAPTETPPEATPPADAVVAAEQQSVLVGRLDAQDDAQLLVSGIAVRLPGADEPAAQVDLAIALGDWVQVVAVLDSDGQLRLVNLGHAPTPEATPTPEPTASPTPEATPTPEPTETAAPTESPTPEATPTPEPTETAAPTESPTPETTPTPEPTETPAPTESPTPEATPTPEPTASPTPEATPTPEPTETAAPAESPTPETTPTPEPTETPAPTETPAPEATPTPEATPTPEPTQTPAPTETPTPEPIASPTPEATPEPTETPAPEVTPTPEPTGTPAPTETPDDGGSEVEVERLPTLRGIVQSVAESALRVGGVEFRIPDDPADLVPDGVEPGAVVRVAYRVDATNPDDPLLLVVLVELIAPATQDAAEAGSASLPPPAG, from the coding sequence ATGAGCCAGGAACTCCAGGCTGCCTTCGAGGAGAGCCTGGACCGCGTGCAGCGTGGCGAGGCTTCCCTCGACCAGGTGCTCCGCGACCACCCCGAAATGGCTGCGGACCTGCGCGAGTTGTTGGTGGTCGCGCTGGACCTGCAGGCCATGACGCCGCCGCCGATGACGCCTGCCGAGATGGCCCGTGGACTCGCCCTGATCGATCAAGAGCTTCAGCGGCGCGCCGCCGCACCGCCTCGGCCCATCACCTCGCTCTGGGATCGACTGATCCCACGCCTACCGCCCCTGACGCCGGTGCGCCTGGCCGGCGTGGTGGCCGCGGTCGCGGTGGCGCTCGTGGCCTATGGCGGCGTCACGCTCGCCGCCGTCAACAGCGGTCCGGGAAGCGCGCTCTATGGATACCGCCTATCCCTCGAGGAGCTTCGCGTCGCCTTCGTCGACGAGGACGAGCGCGCGACCCTCTATCTCGAGCACGCCGAGGCGCGGCTGCGTGAAATCGAGCAGACGGCGCCCGCCGGTGACCGAACTGCCGTCCAGCACGCCATCGACGCCTATCGGGACTCGCTGCGCAAGGGCGTGAGCGCGCTGAGCATCGCCAGCGCGGCCGCCGGCCCCGCCGACCGGGAGGACGCCGCCGCGGTCGTCGCGGACTTCCGGAGTCGTCTGCGCGACCACCAATCGCGGCTCCAGGGCCTGACCGAGGCGTCGGCGCCCGGCGTCCGCGAGCCGATCGCCGTGGCCAGCCAGTCGGCAGACGAGGGACTCCTCGACGCGCGCCGGGGCCCCAACCTGGCGCTGCTGCCCACCGCGACTCCGGGCGTGGTGGCTGAATCCGCCGAGCTGCCGACGCCGTCCCCTGCGCCCGCGGCAACGGCCGCTCCGGCTCCGCCGCCCCCAACGGCCGCACCCACGCTGTCGCCGGCGCCAACCGCGCCGCCTACGGCCACGCCAGCCGCGGAGACGCCGACACCGTCGCCTGCGCCGACCGAAACGCCGCCCGAGGCGACTCCACCGGCGGATGCTGTCGTCGCGGCCGAGCAGCAGTCCGTGCTGGTTGGGCGACTCGACGCTCAAGATGACGCGCAGCTCTTGGTTTCGGGCATCGCGGTGCGCCTCCCCGGCGCAGACGAACCGGCAGCCCAAGTCGACCTGGCCATCGCCCTTGGTGACTGGGTCCAGGTCGTGGCCGTCCTCGACAGCGACGGCCAGCTGCGATTGGTGAACTTGGGTCACGCGCCGACGCCGGAAGCCACGCCGACGCCAGAACCAACCGCGTCACCGACCCCGGAGGCCACGCCCACGCCTGAGCCGACGGAGACCGCGGCCCCCACCGAGTCACCGACCCCGGAGGCCACCCCGACGCCGGAGCCGACGGAGACCGCGGCCCCCACCGAGTCACCGACCCCGGAGACCACCCCGACGCCGGAGCCGACCGAAACCCCGGCCCCCACGGAGTCACCGACACCGGAAGCCACGCCGACGCCAGAACCAACCGCGTCCCCGACGCCGGAGGCCACACCCACGCCTGAGCCGACGGAGACTGCGGCCCCCGCCGAGTCACCGACCCCGGAGACCACCCCGACGCCGGAGCCGACCGAAACCCCGGCCCCGACCGAGACGCCAGCGCCGGAAGCCACGCCGACGCCGGAGGCCACGCCCACACCAGAGCCCACCCAAACTCCGGCTCCTACCGAGACGCCGACACCAGAACCAATCGCCTCCCCGACCCCGGAGGCCACACCAGAGCCGACGGAGACGCCAGCGCCGGAAGTCACACCCACGCCGGAGCCAACCGGGACGCCAGCGCCGACGGAGACCCCGGACGACGGCGGATCAGAGGTCGAGGTGGAACGCCTGCCCACGCTCCGCGGCATCGTCCAGAGCGTTGCGGAGAGTGCCCTCCGGGTCGGCGGCGTGGAGTTCCGAATCCCGGACGACCCGGCGGACCTGGTGCCGGACGGCGTCGAGCCGGGCGCGGTTGTGCGGGTCGCCTACCGCGTCGACGCGACCAATCCCGACGATCCGTTGCTTCTGGTGGTGCTGGTCGAGCTCATCGCGCCGGCAACCCAGGACGCAGCCGAGGCGGGCAGCGCCTCCCTGCCGCCGCCGGCAGGCTAG
- a CDS encoding aminotransferase class I/II-fold pyridoxal phosphate-dependent enzyme yields the protein MTRKPIELRSDTMTLPTDSMRRAMAEAEVGDDVSGEDPTVNRLEEYVAELFDKPAALFVTSGTQGNACALITHCRPRDDVIAEERAHLVMWEVGGWASLAGVTMTTVHAPRGVLTAELIESAVKPRDVHLATTRLVCVENTHNGAGGVCITAENMAEIGRAARAHGLLVHVDGARIFNAAAALGTPVSDLVSEADSVQFCLSKGLGAPVGSLLVGSEAFIHEARRVRKMLGGGMRQAGVIAAAGLVALEETPPKLVQDHANARLLAEIVSDAPGLTVELDDLETNIVFFDVDPAMATAVEFAQRAEARGVRLIGFEGTPSVRAVTHHQVSEDDVRYAADVICDVAAELAAAR from the coding sequence ATGACCCGCAAACCCATCGAGCTGCGCAGCGACACCATGACGCTGCCCACGGACTCCATGCGCCGGGCCATGGCCGAGGCCGAGGTGGGCGACGACGTGTCCGGCGAGGATCCCACGGTCAACAGGCTCGAGGAGTACGTCGCCGAGCTGTTCGACAAGCCGGCCGCGCTTTTTGTCACCAGTGGCACCCAGGGCAACGCCTGCGCCCTCATCACGCACTGTCGTCCCCGCGACGATGTCATCGCCGAAGAACGCGCCCACCTGGTGATGTGGGAGGTCGGCGGCTGGGCCTCGCTGGCGGGCGTCACCATGACCACCGTGCACGCCCCGCGCGGCGTGCTCACCGCCGAGCTCATCGAGTCGGCGGTCAAGCCGCGGGACGTGCACCTGGCCACGACGCGCCTCGTCTGCGTGGAGAACACCCACAATGGCGCGGGGGGCGTGTGCATCACTGCGGAAAACATGGCCGAAATCGGCCGCGCCGCCCGCGCGCACGGCTTGCTGGTCCACGTGGACGGGGCGCGCATCTTCAACGCGGCGGCGGCGCTCGGCACGCCGGTCAGTGACCTCGTGAGCGAGGCCGACAGCGTGCAGTTCTGCCTTTCCAAGGGGCTCGGCGCGCCCGTCGGGTCGCTCCTGGTCGGCTCCGAGGCATTCATCCATGAGGCGCGCCGCGTCCGCAAGATGCTGGGCGGCGGCATGCGGCAGGCGGGCGTGATCGCGGCTGCCGGCCTCGTCGCCCTCGAAGAGACTCCGCCCAAGCTCGTCCAGGACCACGCCAACGCCCGCCTGCTGGCCGAGATCGTGAGCGATGCGCCCGGCCTCACGGTCGAGCTGGACGACCTCGAAACCAACATCGTTTTCTTCGACGTGGACCCGGCCATGGCGACGGCGGTCGAGTTCGCCCAACGCGCCGAGGCTCGCGGCGTGCGCCTGATCGGCTTCGAGGGCACGCCGAGCGTTCGCGCCGTCACGCATCACCAGGTGAGCGAGGACGACGTGCGCTACGCGGCCGACGTGATCTGCGACGTGGCGGCCGAGCTGGCGGCCGCGCGCTAG
- a CDS encoding RNA polymerase sigma factor, whose amino-acid sequence MDIASPEEHLEALIEASMRLDREAFGELYRLFAPKIQRFIAYQTHDRVLAEDLTNQTFIRAMDAIARYEHRSTGEFTAWLYRIAKNVVVDHWRAARDTVPLEEGLLANPSDTLDSQFDAISRREELRKAMRHLTDDQREVITYRFAIGLSHAEIGRLMDRNEPAVRALQFRAIATLRNVLQGDSA is encoded by the coding sequence GTGGATATCGCATCGCCCGAAGAGCATCTCGAAGCACTCATCGAGGCCTCCATGCGTCTCGACCGCGAGGCGTTTGGTGAGCTGTATCGCCTCTTTGCGCCCAAGATCCAGCGCTTCATCGCCTATCAGACCCATGACCGCGTGTTGGCCGAGGACCTCACCAACCAGACCTTCATCCGGGCCATGGACGCGATCGCGCGCTATGAGCACCGCTCGACCGGCGAGTTCACGGCCTGGCTCTACCGCATTGCGAAGAATGTCGTCGTCGACCATTGGCGGGCGGCGCGCGACACGGTGCCGCTCGAAGAGGGCCTGCTGGCCAACCCGTCCGACACGCTGGACTCGCAGTTCGACGCCATCTCCAGGCGGGAAGAGCTGCGCAAAGCCATGCGGCACCTCACCGACGATCAGCGCGAGGTCATCACCTATCGATTTGCCATTGGCCTGAGCCACGCGGAAATTGGCCGGCTGATGGACCGTAACGAGCCCGCCGTGCGCGCGTTGCAATTTCGGGCGATAGCCACGCTGCGCAACGTTTTGCAAGGGGACTCGGCATGA
- a CDS encoding class I SAM-dependent methyltransferase, with amino-acid sequence MPSRDVAQVEAETRDYYRARADEFEDWYRRRGSYQHGPEADAAWNRELAEMDRFIEPLRDSTVLEVAAGTGWWTRRLAPRNRVIATDYAPEMIASAQRIAGASDAVERCRADAYRLPVAEGAADACFFGFWLSHVPVSRAVEFMREARRVVRPGGWLWLVDSAQSRTSGHQGQRVVGPRVQQQRRNLKDGSVYDIWKIYWSPLDLRFLFGLVCDRVEVTTTEQYFVMARGRVAGGPG; translated from the coding sequence ATGCCCTCCCGTGACGTCGCGCAGGTAGAGGCCGAGACGCGCGACTACTACCGCGCCCGCGCCGATGAGTTCGAGGACTGGTATCGACGCCGCGGCAGCTACCAACACGGACCCGAGGCGGATGCGGCGTGGAACCGCGAGCTTGCCGAGATGGACCGTTTCATCGAGCCGCTCCGAGATTCCACGGTCCTGGAAGTGGCCGCGGGCACCGGCTGGTGGACCCGGCGTCTGGCGCCGCGCAATCGCGTGATCGCCACCGACTACGCCCCCGAGATGATCGCCAGTGCCCAACGCATCGCCGGCGCCTCGGACGCGGTCGAGCGCTGTCGCGCCGACGCCTACCGCCTGCCGGTCGCCGAGGGCGCCGCGGATGCCTGCTTCTTCGGCTTCTGGCTCAGCCACGTGCCGGTGAGCCGGGCCGTCGAGTTCATGCGCGAGGCGCGGCGCGTCGTGCGGCCGGGAGGCTGGCTCTGGCTAGTCGACTCGGCCCAAAGCCGCACCAGCGGCCATCAAGGGCAGCGAGTCGTGGGGCCGAGGGTCCAGCAGCAACGCCGGAACCTCAAGGACGGCAGCGTCTACGACATCTGGAAGATCTACTGGTCGCCGCTCGACCTGCGGTTTCTCTTTGGACTGGTCTGCGACCGGGTCGAGGTCACCACCACGGAGCAGTACTTCGTCATGGCGCGCGGCCGGGTGGCCGGAGGCCCGGGCTAG
- a CDS encoding type II toxin-antitoxin system ParD family antitoxin, with protein MSTMNISLPQALKSFVDQQVRSRGYSSSSEYVRELIRKDHNLQRLHDLLLEGAASPPAGTADAGYFDRLRHRVREAGKG; from the coding sequence GTGAGCACGATGAACATTTCGCTTCCCCAGGCCCTCAAGTCCTTCGTGGACCAGCAGGTCAGGTCGCGAGGCTACAGCTCGTCGAGCGAATACGTCCGCGAATTGATCCGCAAAGATCACAATCTCCAGCGCCTGCACGACCTTCTCCTTGAGGGCGCGGCGTCCCCGCCGGCAGGAACCGCCGACGCGGGCTACTTCGACCGGCTTCGCCATCGGGTCCGCGAAGCCGGTAAGGGGTGA
- a CDS encoding GDP-mannose 4,6-dehydratase, which translates to MRVLITGAAGMYGITLTRRLLADDPHAEVIGVDDFSREYPGPDPLTVEAARCDRLTVVTGDFAELSTERLEDLAPDAVVHYAARISVPESMDDPAGYFAANEHGTFRFAHAIAGMRRPPLLVYASSPEVYGAPVRVPMDEWHPLQPRSVYAASKVAGEMHCLAINRWWGHPVVLIRNFNTFGPHQNLVGYPAVIPAFIVRALHGEPLRVEGGGTQTRDFMYIDDAVDAYTRVLGAGPRLAGSVFNIGTGRETSIRDLAELIVGVTGSTSAVEVMPGRRSDLPALCADTGRIERELGWRAETPLATGIARMADWLREVDA; encoded by the coding sequence ATGAGGGTGCTCATCACGGGCGCGGCCGGCATGTACGGCATCACTCTCACGCGCCGCCTGCTGGCCGACGATCCGCACGCCGAGGTGATCGGCGTTGACGACTTTTCGCGCGAATATCCGGGACCGGACCCGCTCACCGTCGAGGCGGCGCGCTGCGACCGGCTGACGGTCGTGACGGGCGACTTCGCGGAGCTATCCACCGAGCGCCTGGAGGACCTGGCGCCCGACGCCGTGGTGCACTACGCGGCCCGGATTTCGGTCCCGGAGTCCATGGACGACCCCGCGGGCTACTTCGCCGCCAACGAGCATGGGACGTTTCGTTTCGCCCACGCCATCGCCGGCATGCGGCGGCCGCCGCTGCTGGTATATGCCTCGTCGCCCGAGGTCTACGGCGCGCCGGTGCGCGTGCCGATGGACGAGTGGCATCCGCTCCAGCCGCGGTCGGTCTACGCCGCCAGCAAGGTGGCGGGCGAGATGCACTGCCTGGCGATTAATCGCTGGTGGGGGCACCCGGTGGTGTTGATTCGCAACTTCAACACCTTCGGACCCCATCAGAACCTCGTGGGCTATCCGGCCGTCATCCCCGCCTTCATCGTGCGCGCACTGCACGGTGAGCCCCTGCGAGTGGAAGGCGGGGGGACGCAGACGCGCGACTTCATGTACATCGACGACGCGGTCGACGCCTATACGCGCGTGCTCGGCGCCGGTCCGCGATTGGCGGGCTCGGTCTTCAATATCGGCACCGGTCGGGAGACCTCGATCCGCGACCTCGCCGAGCTCATCGTGGGCGTGACCGGCTCGACGAGCGCCGTGGAAGTCATGCCCGGACGGCGCAGCGACCTGCCGGCGCTGTGCGCCGACACCGGCCGCATCGAGCGCGAGCTTGGCTGGCGCGCCGAGACGCCGCTGGCCACGGGCATCGCGCGCATGGCCGACTGGCTGCGGGAGGTCGACGCCTGA
- a CDS encoding 4a-hydroxytetrahydrobiopterin dehydratase has translation MAVIADAEIAQRLLDHPGWAFQDGALVKKFELPGFMDVVRLVNDVAGPAEAADHHPDMFINYRRITFTLVTHDAGGVTEKDFALLEEIEKAAAG, from the coding sequence ATGGCGGTGATTGCCGACGCCGAGATTGCGCAGCGGCTCCTCGACCACCCGGGATGGGCGTTTCAGGACGGCGCGCTGGTGAAGAAGTTCGAGTTGCCGGGGTTCATGGACGTGGTGCGGCTGGTCAACGACGTGGCCGGGCCGGCGGAGGCCGCCGACCATCATCCGGACATGTTCATCAACTATCGCCGCATCACCTTCACGCTGGTGACGCACGACGCGGGCGGGGTGACGGAGAAGGACTTTGCGCTGCTGGAGGAGATCGAGAAGGCCGCGGCGGGGTAG